One Oncorhynchus kisutch isolate 150728-3 linkage group LG11, Okis_V2, whole genome shotgun sequence genomic region harbors:
- the LOC109899260 gene encoding basic helix-loop-helix domain-containing protein USF3 isoform X1 produces MPEMTENQTPGHKPRKKKNKESHNAVERQRKEKINAGINRIGDLLPCSQALKQSKNMILDQAYLYISELQKQNDAMLLEGGERVQVEEIRRLRHQLDELRRESGHYIELLKAHDINFLDDPTVHWKGKLRCAKVAKVTPTHQLPKGIIVYSNGNVICPAGKEPSPASDLGKQPAMAGIVQSSCDITAGVRVNVALQHVSVPSSAPPLLPKATLAPIVSTPGMKLVEQCVEEVPLAPKLPPSVSYITLQGICPLPTVTAALPQPATPAPSLPIAASLATPLSLHSVPSFTALPQVITTQNAAIRTMSYTTINSSPTVLGASAAGSTQTTWTTLQLAGNTVQPVCQSLPTPETSTSGQQSIQQIVGTKLSVQPIHIQMRPQVTIQPQEPITAHIQAQPSIQRTPQLRPAILAQHQPHPVMASQPHCTVLPQSAIMPQPAVVAHSTMISRPQPAVQQQATVPSHPQTVLMTQPQPAMLPQVQAQAHPQAAVRPLLQTMQVLQMNPTGTAIAGVTTPQNTNNPSVVILQQANPCSAQSVVSDDLTNQTPCQHIVIIQASNQPPPAPPQNPQVGMVPAAAPNQIVATSSTTSTTGQQIVGGKQLVHILPRPVPQTQTPQAPPVPPNPQTITVNGQVFALQPMKTSEKSGCKGGQSSLQLIQPSTAEEHISTAKEPTTNMHTLGALSSLNQSISQGMPSCISTQSNVQQTLASPSYSIVPQQKPSSVPILAAPHSSPVRQIQIPSVTPHRPGLAMGTGKALWSQPETASVPRPKRAITKRTKLVSKNEPKQGRPVTISAKPVALTGDRLEQEVTVPQGIPSSVAVTVQPKPLPVSTTANTPTVSSSAASTQTRPVELSINSTLSSPESNSVTTSSYSGPTVSSECTTQSKTSETSVTPCTAAVSSSSIFSSTQSELIITSVVSLATVTSAADKPTVTSTVSSQSKQPAVTVSDRSTHLRPTVTSTVSSQSKQPAVAVIDRSTHLRPTVTSTVSSQSKQPAVAVSDRSTHLRPTVTQNRQPVTTISTVQTRSAITNGSSRQSRSTGACSTETRSRSTGVMSSAACQPSVSTVNSIGNRPVVSLQSAQLTSSSQGQTKPANSQESQPTTQTQSQPVASPSGPSTPTPCSGALSFASPSVTVPMTMPSEYRKWLPYNRPSTQQMTMPTSTPSHPAELKVTAVSGREKEPQAEGHPSAAMEKASVRSDAAPSRMDYTLPQQVYVLDHEPLDQPPAPNRQTDSLMSGGAGGGRGFSVASMLPTGHSVSSSPGHFGSFTFASEQTDILAMLEQDSPGRRVGGCTVDNSTSTNTPTPAWEPNSKSQQASNRKERSAGQQTKLTKQMETPVAKQVSVRVQAGDQTSAVRHPQNISFSQSHSHPQSQAQSGTSSTLSVNNLIRPSSSQQQAYPGSLSLAGQLGSVPSPVGNSAHVSQTSTPVLPPFSGSVQLNEYAPLMRPQVGVGEPRHIKDLSKRPAQDDVILSSSNKRQKTCSSASNVGHMEVKPLDHSQMMVPQLPPTTSSIMTRINPDGVGTLFSGNTFMSTMLRPTESHCTPQLPTQEHNQPGVLQLPHGHPQHGAPQPGQHLGGNPYLKQQQQQQQQQQQEHQGHHLYQLQHHLTQPDPAHLHSLHQRALQQVQKKRGLVGGGQKQHHQEKGGVQQHQHQQSQQSHQQQPQTHQQHQQQSQQHQQQSQQQHQQQTQQHQPQALSQQQHLQQHPQQQHQQQSSHSRHQHLQQQQIQHFGSQHQEKSCEAQPGPAGPRGHHSSHLAQEHLKSDQDHSTMQRLMSSRNLEQHLTSQPSNPASQPSDLGCAPPRQDHHRVSSYSAEALIGKGSSSDEQQRMVLHLQATRGTTQEQPDLRGYLDTPRVKGNVTHNPQSRLPPDHPGSADVQRVSECPPFKTMAGAEGGHQLGGFEDMTPKSGPSSQRGQQGGFRMNAGPPGDGRTRGGYSGPHPGTQGVQIGAPGLTRDQEGCHQSFMQSLLEQTDHQRAVQCCPPVSMEYGCVSGSSSGDMQAKASSPSVPPTQKASAMRLGEGNKGHIPHGSGNMGTHPGVRTGLPHPLTPHNSSEPGRTTASSRPPTAVSQRSRHITQEAQSVKLRPGERPRSGSLRPGNPFEPDVHLLGRPQSGSEGRRSSIVRFMADSAQVSGDNNQHLVPDQHLAQNFGFSFMPDGGLNLPPINANSTFIPPVSQTNSSRPSSLLPVEPQNTLPSFYPSYPPAAHPSLASDIPIQYFSNQMFTSPGADKSSSAPLNNRFGSILSPPRSVGFAQATFPLLSDMPPMPISNSSGITPHLSNFSLTSLFPEIATAMQPDGSAMPMSPLLSLSNNPSADSGKQPNRLAHNISHILGHDGSSAV; encoded by the exons ATGCCAGAGATGACAGAGAACCAGACTCCTGGCCATAAACCACG AAAGAAGAAAAACAAGGAATCTCACAATGCAG TTGAGAGACAGCGAAAAGAGAAGATCAATGCTGGAATTAACCGTATTGGGGACCTTCTACCATGTTCCCAGGCACTGAAGCAG AGTAAGAACATGATCCTTGACCAGGCCTACCTTTACATAAGTGAGCTGCAGAAACAAAATGACGCCATGCTTCTCGAAGGGGGAGAACGAGTACAAG TTGAGGAGATCCGGCGGCTGCGGCATCAGCTGGACGAGCTGCGGAGAGAGAGCGGCCATTACATTGAGTTGCTCAAAGCCCACGACATCAACTTCCTGGACGACCCCACCGTCCACTGGAAGGGAAAGCTGCGCTGTGCAAAGGTCGCCAAAGTAACGCCCACTCACCAGCTCCCCAAAGGAATTATTGTCTACTCCAATGGGAATGTGATATGCCCAGCAGGGAAGGAACCTAGTCCAGCTTCCGATCTGGGGAAGCAACCAGCCATGGCTGGGATTGTTCAGTCGtcttgtgacatcacagcaggGGTTAGGGTGAACGTGGCTCTTCAGCACGTCAGTGTCCCTTCCTCTGCCCCTCCGCTCCTCCCTAAGGCAACCCTAGCCCCCATAGTGTCTACACCTGGCATGAAGCTGGTGGAACAGTGTGTAGAAGAGGTACCTTTAGCCCCCAAACTACCCCCCTCTGTGTCCTACATCACCCTCCAGGGTATCTGCCCACTCCCCACGGTCACTGCAGCCTTGCCCCAGCCTGCCACCCCAGCCCCTAGTCTCCCCATTGCAGCCAGTTTGGCCACCCCACTCTCGCTCCATTCTGTCCCCAGCTTTACAGCCCTTCCCCAGGTCATAACCACCCAGAACGCTGCCATCAGGACTATGAGCTATACGACTATCAACAGCAGCCCAACCGTCCTCGGGGCCAGTGCAGCAGGGAGCACACAGACCACCTGGACTACCTTACAGCTGGCTGGGAACACAGTGCAACCTGTCTGCCAGTCACTCCCCACCCCAGAGACTAGCACCTCTGGGCAGCAGAGTATCCAACAGATTGTGGGCACTAAACTATCAGTTCAACCCATTCATATTCAAATGAGGCCACAGGTAACCATACAGCCCCAGGAACCCATCACTGCCCATATCCAAGCCCAGCCTTCCATCCAGAGGACACCCCAGCTACGGCCAGCTATCCTGGCCCAGCACCAGCCCCATCCAGTCATGGCTTCCCAGCCACACTGTACTGTCCTCCCTCAGTCAGCCATCATGCCCCAGCCTGCTGTGGTAGCCCACTCAACTATGATATCACGACCTCAACCTGCTGTACAACAACAGGCAACAGTCCCCTCCCATCCACAGACTGTCCTCATGACTCAACCCCAACCAGCTATGCTTCCTCAGGTCCAGGCTCAAGCCCACCCCCAGGCAGCTGTTAGGCCCCTCCTCCAGACCATGCAGGTATTGCAAATGAACCCTACTGGGACAGCAATTGCTGGGGTAACGACTCCCCAGAACACTAACAACCCGAGTGTTGTCATCCTACAGCAGGCCAATCCCTGCTCAGCCCAGTCGGTTGTCAGTGACGACTTAACCAATCAGACGCCTTGTCAGCACATCGTCATCATCCAGGCCTCCAATCAGCCTCCACCTGCACCTCCTCAGAACCCTCAGGTTGGCATGGTGCCCGCAGCAGCACCCAATCAGATTGTCGCTACCAGCTCCACAACTTCCACCACTGGGCAACAGATCGTTGGGGGTAAACAGTTGGTTCACATTCTACCACGTCCCGTCCCTCAAACCCAGACACCCCAAGCCCCCCCGGTTCCCCCGAACCCTCAGACCATCACTGTGAACGGGCAGGTGTTTGCCTTGCAGCCCATGAAGACCTCTGAAAAGTCAGGCTGTAAGGGTGGCCAGAGCAGTCTCCAGCTGATCCAGCCCAGCACCGCTGAGGAGCACATCAGCACCGCTAAGGAGCCCACCACCAACATGCACACCCTGGGAGCCCTCAGCAGCCTCAACCAGAGCATCTCACAGGGCATGCCGTCATGCATCTCCACCCAGAGTAACGTCCAGCAAACCCTAGCCTCACCATCCTACTCTATAGTGCCACAGCAGAAGCCATCTTCTGTCCCCATTTTAGCAGCTCCACACAGTTCCCCCGTCAGGCAGATCCAGATCCCCAGTGTGACTCCACACAGACCAGGGCTGGCGATGGGTACAGGGAAGGCCTTGTGGAGTCAGCCTGAAACAGCCTCAGTGCCCAGACCTAAGAGGGCCATCACCAAGAGGACCAAGTTAGTGAGTAAGAATGAGCCCAAACAGGGACGGCCTGTCACCATCTCAGCGAAGCCAGTGGCTTTAACAGGGGACCGTCTGGAACAAGAGGTCACTGTGCCTCAGGGAATCCCATCCTCTGTTGCTGTGACAGTTCAGCCAAAGCCACTCCCTGTCAGCACTACAGCTAACACACCCACAGTTAGTAGTAGTGCGGCTTCAACACAGACCAGACCTGTTGAGCTTAGTATCAACTCTACACTGTCCTCTCCTGAAAGTAATAGTGTGACTACTAGTTCATATAGTGGACCAACTGTCTCCAGTGAATGCACCACACAGAGTAAAACCTCTGAGACAAGTGTCACTCCGTGTACAGCAgcagttagtagtagtagtatttttaGCTCCACACAGAGTGAACTCATTATCACTAGTGTTGTGAGTCTAGCTACTGTCACTTCTGCAGCAGATAAGCCTACAGTCACTTCTACTGTTTCTTCTCAGAGTAAACAACCTGCGGTCACCGTTAGTGACAGGTCCACTCACCTCAGACCTACAGTCACTTCTACTGTTTCTTCTCAGAGTAAACAACCTGCGGTCGCCGTTATTGACAGGTCCACTCACCTCAGACCTACAGTCACTTCTACTGTTTCTTCTCAGAGTAAACAACCTGCGGTCGCCGTTAGTGACAGGTCCACTCACCTCAGACCTACAGTCACACAGAACAGACAGCCGGTCACTACTATCAGCACTGTGCAAACTAGATCAGCTATCACTAATGGCAGTTCTAGACAGAGCAGATCTACTGGTGCCTGTTCCACAGAGACTAGATCTAGGTCTACGGGTGTGATGTCTTCAGCAGCATGTCAACCCTCAGTCAGCACTGTAAACTCAATAGGAAATAGACCAGTGGTGTCTCTCCAGTCTGCTCAGCTCACTTCGTCATCACAGGGTCAGACCAAGCCAGCCAACAGCCAGGAGTCTCAGCCTAcaacccagacccagtcccagccTGTGGCTTCTCCTTCGGGCCCCTCCACTCCAACCCCCTGTTCTGGCGCCCTGTCTTTTGCCTCACCCTCTGTAACAGTCCCCATGACCATGCCATCAGAATACAGGAAATGGCTCCCCTATAACAGACCATCCACCCAGCAAATGACCATGCCCACTTCCACACCATCCCATCCTGCTGAGCTCAAAGTGACAGCGGTGTCAGGCAGGGAGAAGGAACCTCAGGCAGAGGGCCACCCCAGCGCAGCGATGGAGAAAGCGAGCGTGAGGAGTGATGCTGCTCCCTCTAGAATGGACTACACTCTCCCACAGCAGGTGTACGTGCTAGACCACGAACCCTTGGATCAGCCTCCGGCTCCTAATAGACAGACTGACTCGCTCATGTCTGGTGGCGCAGGTGGTGGAAGGGGCTTCTCTGTGGCGTCTATGCTTCCCACAGGCCACAGTGTCAGTTCCTCGCCAGGTCATTTTGGATCGTTTACTTTTGCCAGCGAGCAGACTGATATCCTGGCTATGTTGGAGCAGGACAGTCctgggaggagggtggggggctGCACCGTGGACAACTCCACCTCAACAAACACCCCAACACCTGCATGGGAACCCAACTCCAAGTCCCAGCAAGCCTCCAACAGAAAAGAGAGGAGTGCTGGACAACAGACAAAGCTCACCAAACAGATGGAGACTCCAGTGGCTAAACAGGTGTCTGTTAGGGTCCAGGCTGGAGATCAGACATCCGCAGTCAGACATCCACAGAACATCTCCTTCTCCCAGTCCCACTCTCACCCCCAGAGCCAGGCCCAGTCTGGTACTTCCAGCACCCTCAGCGTCAACAACCTGATCCGGCCCAGCTCCAGCCAGCAGCAGGCCTACCCAGGCTCCCTCAGTCTGGCTGGGCAGCTGGGCTCAGTCCCATCCCCTGTAGGGAACTCAGCCCATGTTTCCCAAACCTCCACCCCTGTCCTTCCTCCCTTCTCAGGCTCAGTCCAGCTGAACGAGTACGCCCCCCTGATGAGGCCCCAGGTGGGGGTGGGTGAGCCGCGACACATCAAGGACTTGTCCAAGAGGCCAGCCCAGGATGATGTGATACTGTCCAGCAGTAACAAGCGACAGAAGACCTGCTCGTCGGCCTCTAACGTGGGCCACATGGAGGTCAAACCCCTGGACCACAGCCAGATGATGGTACCCCAGCTACCCCCTACCACCTCATCCATCATGACCAGGATCAACCCAGACGGAGTGGGTACCCTGTTCTCGGGCAACACCTTCATGAGTACAATGCTCCGACCCACCGAGAGCCACTGCACCCCCCAGCTGCCCACACAGGAACACAACCAACCAGGTGTGCTCCAGCTGCCCCATGGCCACCCCCAGCATGGTGCACCCCAGCCAGGCCAACACCTCGGGGGCAACCCCTACctgaagcagcagcagcaacaacaacaacaacaacaacaggagcACCAGGGGCACCACCTGTACCAGCTCCAGCATCACCTGACCCAGCCTGACCCTGCACACCTCCACAGCCTCCACCAGAGGGCGCTTCAGCAGGTCCAGAAGAAGCGGGGGCTGGTTGGAGGGGGTCAGAAACAACACCACCAGGAGAAGGGAGGAGTTCAGCAGCACCAGCATCAACAGTCACAACAATCACATCAACAACAACCTCAAACACACCAGCAGCACCAGCAACAGTCGCAGCAGCACCAGCAACAGtcacaacaacagcaccaacAGCAAACACAACAGCACCAACCACAAGCCCTGTCACAGCAGCAACATCTGCAACAACACCCTCAacagcagcaccagcagcagaGCTCCCACTCCAGACACCAGCACCTCCAGCAGCAACAGATCCAGCACTTTGGGTCGCAGCACCAGGAGAAGAGCTGTGAGGCCCAGCCAGGACCAGCGGGACCCAGAGGTCACCACAGCAGCCACCTGGCCCAGGAACACCTCAAG TCTGATCAGGACCACAGCACCATGCAGAGGCTGATGAGCTCTAGAAACCTGGAGCAGCACCTGACCTCCCAGCCCAGCAACCCTGCCTCCCAGCCCTCCGACCTGGGCTGTGCTCCCCCACGCCAGGATCACCACCGCGTCTCCAGCTACTCTGCAGAGGCCCTCATTGGGAAGGGCTCGTCTAGTGATGAGCAGCAGCGCATGGTGCTCCATCTGCAGGCCACCCGCGGTACTACACAGGAACAGCCAGACCTACGGGGATACCTGGACACACCCAGAGTGAAGGGCAATGTCACACACAACCCTCAGAGCCGGCTGCCCCCAGACCACCCAGGTTCTGCAGACGTCCAGAGGGTCTCTGAGTGTCCTCCGTTTAAAACAATGGCCGGTGCTGAAGGGGGGCATCAGCTGGGGGGCTTTGAGGACATGACACCTAAATCAGGTCCCTCCTCTCAGAGAGGCCAGCAGGGGGGTTTCAGGATGAACGCGGGGCCTCCAGGGGATGGGCGAACCCGTGGGGGGTACAGTGGACCCCATCCTGGGACGCAGGGGGTGCAGATTGGTGCTCCAGGTCTTACTCGGGACCAGGAGGGGTGTCATCAGAGTTTTATGCAGAGTCTCCTGGAGCAGAccgaccaccagagggcagtccAGTGCTGTCCTCCGGTCAGTATGGAGTACGGCTGTGTGTCTGGCAGCTCTTCAGGGGACATGCAGGCTAAAGCATCCAGCCCCAGTGTTCCTCCCACTCAGAAGGCCTCAGCTATGAGGCTTGGGGAGGGCAACAAGGGCCACATTCCTCATGGTAGTGGGAACATGGGCACCCACCCAGGGGTACGGACAGGCCTCCCCCACCCCCTTACCCCACACAACAGCTCTGAGCCAGGCCGCACCACAGCCTCCTCCAGACCGCCCACCGCAGTCAGCCAGCGCTCCCGCCACATCACCCAGGAGGCCCAGAGCGTGAAGCTGAGGCCTGGAGAGCGACCGCGGTCAGGCAGCCTGAGACCTGGGAACCCCTTTGAGCCTGACGTCCACCTGCTGGGTCGACCACAGTCTGGGAGTGAAGGGCGGCGCAGCAGTATCGTTCGCTTTATGGCAGACAGTGCCCAGGTCTCCGGGGACAACAACCAACACCTGGTGCCTGACCAACACCTGGCCCAGAACTTTGGCTTCTCCTTCATGCCGGATGGAGGACTGAACCTCCCTCCTATCAACGCCAATTCTACTTTCATCCCCCCTGTTAGCCAGACCAACTCCTCCCGCCCCTCGTCCCTGCTCCCCGTAGAGCCGCAGAACACCTTACCCTCCTTCTACCCCTCCTACCCCCCTGCCGCCCACCCCAGCCTGGCCAGCGACATCCCCATCCAGTACTTCTCCAACCAGATGTTCACCAGCCCCGGCGCCGACAAGAGCAGTTCTGCCCCCCTCAACAACCGCTTCGGCTCCATCCTGTCTCCCCCGCGCTCCGTAGGGTTCGCCCAGGCAACCTTCCCCCTACTCTCAGACATGCCCCCTATGCCCATCAGCAACTCCTCTGGCATCACCCCACACCTGTCCAACTTCAGTCTCACTTCACTGTTCCCTGAGATCGCCACGGCGATGCAGCCTGATGGTTCTGCCATGCCAATGTCCCCTTTGCTGTCGCTCTCCAACAATCCCTCTGCAGACTCAGGCAAGCAGCCCAACCGCCTCGCCCACAACATCAGCCATATCCTGGGGCATGATGGGAGCTCTGCCGTGTAG